A window from Solanum stenotomum isolate F172 chromosome 7, ASM1918654v1, whole genome shotgun sequence encodes these proteins:
- the LOC125871699 gene encoding ras-related protein RABA5b, with amino-acid sequence MEEEQEYLFKIVVIGDSAVGKSNLLSRFARDEFDHNSKATIGVEFQTQVVEVDGKEIKAQVWDTAGQERFRAVTSAYYRGAVGALIVYDITRSTTFDNIKRWLDELNTHCDTTVARMLVGNKCDLENIRDVSVEDGKNLAEEEGLFFIETSALDSTNVKTAFEIVIHEIYKNLSRKVLNSDSYKAELSVNRVSLANGTDMSKQKTSCCSS; translated from the exons atGGAGGAGGAACAAGAGTATCTTTTCAAGATTGTGGTGATTGGGGATTCTGCTGTTGGCAAATCCAACTTGTTGTCCCGTTTTGCCCGTGATGAATTTGACCATAACTCTAAGGCCACCATTGGAGTTGAGTTTCAAACGCAAGTTGTTGAAGTTGATGGTAAGGAAATTAAGGCCCAGGTTTGGGATACTGCTGGTCAAGAACGTTTTCGGGCTGTCACTTCTGCTTATTATAGAGGCGCTGTGGGTGCTCTCATTGTTTATGACATCACTAGGAGCACTACTTTCGACAATATCAAACGATGGCTTGATGAACTCAACA CCCATTGTGATACAACAGTTGCAAGAATGCTTGTTGGGAACAAGTGTGATCTGGAGAATATCAGAGATGTGAGTGTAGAGGACGGAAAAAACCTTGCAGAAGAGGAAGGATTGTTCTTTATTGAAACATCTGCTCTCGACTCTACTAATGTGAAAACAGCCTTTGAAATTGTCATCCATGAGATATACAAAAACTTGAGCAGAAAAGTACTCAACTCTGATTCATACAAGGCAGAATTATCTGTCAATCGGGTTAGCCTTGCCAATGGAACCGACATGTCAAAGCAAAAAACGTCGTGCTGTTCCAGCTAG